In Candidatus Desulfofervidus auxilii, one genomic interval encodes:
- a CDS encoding AAA family ATPase, which produces MGIIIPDYNIGEKLGESPQSVVYKAFHKKNPRQPLVLKILKGVLLSEEQKRYFRQRIEHLKVLHDTRVIIPLSFKIIGGVPFFTQNYFDGITLEQWAKRQTKIALDKFLVIACQIAEVLHNVHEAGIIHGGVKPHNILIQPKNLDIRLIDFITPLDVKDVSHFIYDPYFIEGTLAYTSPEQTGRINHRVDFSTDLYSLGITFYKLLTGKLPFFSTDPLELIHSHLAEKATPVCELNPEIPSILSKIVAKLMLKQPEKRYQSASGLLADLKQCQDNYLTTGIISEFPLGVYDRSHRITFVSKMVGRDKETEIILEEYNKVTDGAFCCLLISGLPGIGKTRLIQELQKSIVEHRGYFTSGKFDVYQKNIPYSSLIQAFRNLMRTFLTESDERVAFWRQKIMKAVGNDGRVVTDVIPELETLIGPQPQVKPLPPVESKNRFQDVFGRFLACLAGKEHPLVLFIDDLQWCDVASFDFLANIFANYQEHPYLLLLGAYRHNEVDSSHPLTKLIRNIRKNAQPLKEIRLESLKPQHCHEMISYILDSPLSETQALADFITEFSEGNPLFVSEMLSYLYNENLLFLNGNRQWQWDIDKIRQSDMPPTIVALFYSKIKKLPPETIELLELCACMGNRFTPDEVALVKELPLFDTFERLKPALSQQLLIENRDELRFVHDRVQEAVLSTIRAERKRKIHWEIGNHLLSVIPKGADLEKLDNLFTIASHLNLGREEELDKKRLYQLSDINYHAGNKALNALATEAANEYFRQSLELLPEDCWEMQYQRTFKIFQKLAKTELMCGRYENSEKLLNQLLEHAKTDLDKAEALAEQTTSLSSIGNFIKAIETANRGLAYFGKSIPEEPELAEEKREQLMNEINSQYGDRIWDILLNMPFTKKRRSKIELAFYSELIPDLYMSGLVPQLYLSAVQSTKHCLEGGMDESVIYSFSIMGLYLGEQGKFEQAFKYEDLALNLCERYPNTFGATRGMNGVAWVTMHTRHHPQEIVNHCLKGIQWGKNCGDLYNAGLLYGPLMWSLQVQGADLLAIEEYAQECLQFSQKYHLTFSVALAEAMQSAWIAPMKRDYTPIPMEEKIKKWERENHISAAGSYIIHMALTHYYFGEYEKAEHYLQILKRYLRGLTDHLLKRQWYVFQVLNALRLYERKIIYQSKHQVLSYIQPLIKKIESWTQYGPMLRPYLSFIYAELERAIGDLKKARNLYFDAIAMAHEQRYTFLEAHLNENQGELLRELGVGTAELYFKEAARLYKKCHAERKEFFLIEKYPQYFEEKVSVTAGPQPIAPTLPCLDADYLMKSSTAISAEIDLDLLLGKIMNVALEASGAQHGYLLIEEDNTLLVVAESHISRKDKTRNTKYHFEQATDICKAIVRYVYRTRERIVLNNASQEGEFKENPEVQDMGLQSVLCLPLIKQSKLIGILYLENRLADSVFTAERTKMTQLLASQAAISLENAQLVNKMKQAEHQIKTSLKEKELLLKEIHHRVKNNLQIISSLLNLQLEHIKDQQAIEAFKESQNRVKSMALIHEKLYQSKDLSKIELAEYIQTLTTTLFRSYKTSPGTIALKINAQDVLLDINIAIPCGLIINELVSNALKYAFPSGKEGEICINLYPQDDKIILVVNDNGIGLPKDLDFQNPKTLGLQLVMTLVKQLRATIDLDRTRGTEFKVTIPYQK; this is translated from the coding sequence ATGGGAATCATAATTCCTGATTATAATATTGGGGAAAAGCTAGGTGAAAGTCCCCAGTCTGTAGTATATAAGGCGTTTCACAAAAAAAATCCCAGGCAGCCATTAGTCCTTAAGATTCTAAAGGGAGTTTTGCTGTCTGAAGAACAAAAAAGATATTTTCGGCAGAGAATTGAACATCTTAAGGTTTTACATGATACCCGTGTTATCATTCCTTTATCTTTTAAGATAATAGGGGGTGTCCCGTTTTTCACTCAGAATTATTTTGATGGAATAACACTGGAACAGTGGGCCAAAAGACAAACCAAAATTGCCTTAGATAAATTTTTGGTTATAGCTTGCCAAATAGCCGAAGTCCTCCATAATGTTCATGAAGCAGGCATTATTCATGGTGGGGTCAAACCTCATAATATTCTAATTCAACCTAAGAATCTTGATATTCGCTTAATTGATTTTATAACCCCTTTAGATGTGAAAGATGTGAGTCATTTTATTTATGACCCTTATTTCATTGAAGGGACATTGGCTTATACCTCTCCTGAACAAACAGGACGTATCAACCACAGAGTTGATTTTTCTACTGACCTTTATTCCTTAGGAATCACCTTTTATAAATTGCTAACAGGAAAACTTCCTTTTTTTTCCACTGATCCTCTGGAATTAATTCATTCCCACTTAGCAGAGAAGGCAACACCTGTATGTGAATTAAATCCCGAAATTCCTTCTATTTTAAGTAAGATAGTGGCCAAGTTAATGTTAAAGCAACCTGAAAAACGTTACCAGAGTGCTTCAGGACTGTTGGCTGACCTCAAACAATGTCAGGATAATTATTTAACTACCGGTATAATTAGTGAATTTCCTTTAGGAGTTTATGACCGCAGCCATCGCATTACTTTTGTCTCTAAAATGGTGGGACGTGATAAGGAGACTGAAATTATCCTTGAGGAATATAATAAAGTGACTGATGGGGCTTTTTGCTGTTTATTAATTTCTGGGCTGCCTGGTATCGGAAAGACTCGTTTAATTCAAGAGCTTCAGAAATCCATTGTGGAGCATAGAGGTTATTTTACCTCTGGGAAATTTGATGTTTATCAAAAGAATATTCCATATAGCTCCCTTATCCAGGCCTTTAGGAATTTAATGAGAACTTTTTTGACTGAAAGTGATGAAAGGGTAGCTTTTTGGAGACAAAAGATTATGAAAGCAGTTGGAAATGATGGGCGGGTGGTCACTGATGTGATTCCAGAACTAGAAACCCTGATTGGCCCTCAACCGCAGGTTAAGCCACTACCACCTGTAGAGTCCAAAAATCGCTTCCAAGATGTCTTTGGCCGTTTTTTGGCCTGTCTGGCTGGCAAGGAACATCCCCTGGTGCTTTTTATTGACGACCTTCAATGGTGCGATGTGGCCTCCTTTGATTTTTTGGCTAACATCTTTGCTAACTACCAAGAACACCCCTATCTGTTACTTTTAGGAGCCTATCGTCATAATGAAGTAGATTCAAGCCATCCACTGACAAAGCTAATACGGAACATCAGGAAAAACGCTCAACCTTTAAAAGAAATTAGGTTGGAATCTCTTAAACCACAGCATTGTCATGAGATGATTTCTTATATCTTGGATTCTCCGCTTTCAGAAACCCAGGCCTTAGCAGATTTTATAACCGAATTTAGCGAGGGAAATCCTTTGTTTGTGAGCGAAATGTTATCTTATCTGTATAATGAAAATTTACTCTTTTTAAATGGAAACAGACAATGGCAATGGGACATAGATAAAATCAGGCAGTCTGATATGCCACCCACCATTGTAGCCCTTTTTTACTCAAAGATCAAAAAACTGCCTCCTGAAACCATTGAGTTGCTAGAACTTTGTGCTTGCATGGGAAACCGCTTCACGCCAGACGAGGTTGCATTAGTGAAAGAACTCCCGTTGTTTGATACATTTGAAAGGCTAAAGCCTGCCTTAAGTCAGCAACTTCTAATAGAAAATAGGGATGAATTGCGATTTGTTCACGATCGGGTACAGGAGGCAGTGCTCTCCACCATAAGAGCTGAAAGGAAAAGAAAAATCCATTGGGAGATTGGAAACCACCTGCTTTCTGTTATTCCCAAAGGAGCAGACTTAGAAAAACTGGATAACCTCTTTACCATTGCTTCTCATCTTAATTTAGGAAGGGAAGAGGAATTAGATAAAAAAAGGCTTTATCAATTGTCGGATATTAACTATCATGCAGGTAACAAGGCCTTAAATGCTTTAGCTACAGAAGCAGCTAATGAATATTTTAGACAAAGCCTTGAATTATTACCAGAGGATTGCTGGGAAATGCAATATCAGAGAACATTTAAGATTTTTCAAAAATTGGCCAAGACCGAGTTGATGTGTGGAAGATATGAGAACTCAGAAAAACTGCTGAATCAATTACTTGAACATGCTAAAACTGATTTGGACAAGGCAGAGGCCCTGGCAGAGCAAACCACTTCGCTTTCATCTATAGGCAATTTTATAAAGGCTATTGAAACCGCCAACCGCGGATTGGCCTATTTCGGAAAATCTATTCCAGAAGAACCTGAACTTGCAGAGGAGAAACGAGAGCAGTTAATGAATGAAATCAATTCCCAATATGGTGATAGAATTTGGGACATTCTTCTGAATATGCCATTTACCAAGAAAAGGAGGAGTAAAATTGAATTGGCCTTTTACAGTGAACTTATCCCTGACTTATACATGTCAGGTCTGGTGCCCCAACTATATCTTTCGGCAGTGCAGTCCACCAAACACTGTTTAGAAGGGGGCATGGATGAATCGGTAATTTACTCCTTTTCTATCATGGGGCTCTATCTGGGGGAACAAGGAAAATTTGAACAGGCTTTTAAGTATGAAGACCTAGCCCTTAATTTGTGTGAAAGATACCCCAATACCTTTGGGGCTACACGAGGGATGAATGGAGTTGCTTGGGTCACTATGCATACCAGGCATCATCCTCAAGAGATTGTTAACCATTGTTTAAAAGGAATTCAGTGGGGGAAAAACTGTGGTGATTTATATAATGCTGGACTCCTGTACGGGCCATTGATGTGGAGTCTTCAGGTGCAAGGGGCTGACCTATTGGCCATTGAAGAATATGCCCAAGAGTGCCTCCAGTTTTCTCAAAAATACCATTTAACCTTTTCTGTTGCCCTGGCTGAGGCCATGCAATCTGCTTGGATTGCACCTATGAAGAGAGATTACACACCCATTCCTATGGAGGAGAAGATAAAAAAATGGGAGAGGGAAAATCATATTTCTGCCGCAGGAAGCTACATTATCCATATGGCCTTAACTCATTATTATTTTGGAGAATATGAAAAAGCGGAACATTATTTACAAATACTCAAGCGCTATCTGAGAGGACTTACTGACCATCTATTAAAGCGACAGTGGTATGTATTTCAAGTGCTCAATGCCCTTAGGCTTTATGAAAGGAAAATCATTTATCAAAGCAAACACCAAGTGCTGTCTTATATTCAACCCCTAATCAAAAAGATTGAATCCTGGACTCAATATGGTCCCATGCTTAGGCCTTATCTGTCCTTTATCTATGCAGAATTGGAAAGGGCTATTGGTGATTTAAAAAAGGCCAGGAACCTTTACTTTGATGCTATAGCCATGGCCCATGAGCAGCGATATACCTTTCTAGAAGCTCACCTTAATGAAAACCAGGGAGAACTTCTCAGGGAACTAGGTGTAGGAACAGCCGAACTTTACTTTAAAGAGGCAGCTAGGCTATATAAAAAATGCCATGCCGAACGAAAAGAGTTTTTTCTTATAGAAAAATATCCACAGTATTTTGAAGAAAAAGTTTCTGTAACAGCTGGACCCCAACCCATTGCTCCTACCCTCCCCTGTTTAGATGCCGATTACCTAATGAAGTCTTCAACTGCTATTTCAGCAGAGATAGACCTGGATCTCCTCTTGGGAAAGATTATGAATGTGGCTTTAGAGGCTTCTGGAGCCCAGCATGGTTACCTTTTGATCGAAGAAGATAACACACTCCTGGTTGTGGCTGAGAGTCACATCAGCAGAAAAGATAAAACCCGAAATACTAAATATCACTTTGAACAGGCTACAGATATTTGTAAGGCTATTGTCCGTTATGTGTATAGAACCAGAGAAAGAATAGTTCTCAACAATGCTTCTCAAGAGGGAGAGTTTAAGGAAAATCCTGAAGTACAGGACATGGGGCTTCAATCTGTCCTTTGTCTTCCATTGATTAAACAGTCTAAGTTAATAGGGATTTTATATTTAGAAAACCGCTTGGCTGATTCAGTTTTTACTGCAGAAAGAACAAAGATGACCCAATTGTTAGCCTCTCAGGCTGCCATTTCTTTAGAAAATGCGCAATTAGTAAATAAAATGAAACAGGCGGAACACCAAATTAAGACCTCACTTAAAGAGAAAGAGTTACTTCTAAAAGAAATTCACCATCGTGTAAAAAATAATTTACAGATTATTTCCAGTCTGCTCAATCTTCAACTGGAACATATCAAAGACCAACAGGCAATTGAGGCATTTAAAGAGAGCCAAAACCGGGTAAAATCCATGGCCCTCATCCATGAAAAATTGTATCAATCCAAAGATTTATCAAAAATAGAGCTTGCTGAATACATCCAGACCTTAACCACTACCTTGTTCCGCTCTTATAAGACCTCTCCAGGCACTATTGCCTTGAAGATAAATGCCCAAGATGTTTTACTGGACATAAATATTGCTATTCCCTGTGGTTTAATTATAAACGAACTTGTTTCAAATGCCCTAAAATATGCCTTCCCTTCAGGTAAGGAAGGCGAAATCTGTATTAACTTATATCCACAAGATGACAAGATTATCTTGGTTGTTAATGATAATGGAATAGGTTTACCTAAAGATTTAGATTTCCAGAATCCAAAAACACTGGGTTTGCAGTTAGTAATGACTTTAGTAAAACAACTTAGGGCTACTATTGACTTGGATAGAACTAGAGGAACAGAGTTTAAGGTGACCATTCCTTATCAGAAATAA
- a CDS encoding response regulator: protein MAKAQILVVEDEGIIAQDIQNTLKKLGYAVPAIAYSGKEGIEKAQEIQPDLVLMDIVLGGGIDGIEAAEQIRRRFHIPVVYLTAYADEKTLERAKITEPFGYILKPFEEKELYITIEMALYKHEMERRLKESQQWLTTTLKSIGDAVIATDINGCVIFMNPIAESLTGWKQKEASGKHLKKVFNIINEKTGKQVDDPVTRVLREGIVVGLANHTILISKDGTRRSIDDSGAPIKDENGKIIGVVLVFRDVSEKRRIEQELMKADKLNSLGILAGGVAHDFNNILTAILGNIILAKEFTRPGEKIYERLIEAEKASLRAKGLAQQLLTFSSGGAPIKKTMFISELLKESALFALSGSNVQCEFSISNNLWAVEIDEGQINQAINNLIINAIQSMPEGGRIKLTAENVTVSEGGKKGRYVKISIVDQGIGIPKEHLPKIFEPYFTTKQKGSGLGLAIVYSIIKKHGGYIEVETELGVGTTFKVYLPASLKNVFVRKGLKEKIQTGKGKILVMDDEELVRKVVGEMLVFLGYEVEFAEEGIEAIELYKKAKAQGQPFDVIIMDLTIPIGMGGKETINKLLEIDPTVKAIVSSGYSTDPVMTEFTKYGFKGFIIKPFKIKELGEVLYRVIMEK, encoded by the coding sequence ATGGCTAAGGCACAAATACTGGTGGTTGAAGATGAAGGTATCATTGCCCAAGATATACAGAATACATTAAAAAAATTGGGATATGCGGTGCCTGCCATTGCCTATTCTGGAAAGGAAGGTATTGAAAAGGCACAAGAAATACAGCCTGATTTGGTGCTGATGGATATCGTGTTGGGAGGAGGAATAGATGGTATTGAGGCGGCTGAGCAAATTCGTAGACGCTTCCATATCCCAGTGGTATATCTTACGGCCTATGCAGATGAGAAAACATTGGAGCGGGCGAAGATAACAGAGCCTTTTGGTTATATACTCAAGCCCTTTGAAGAAAAAGAATTATACATTACTATTGAAATGGCTCTTTACAAACATGAGATGGAACGGAGGTTAAAAGAAAGTCAACAATGGTTAACCACTACCCTCAAAAGTATAGGCGATGCTGTAATTGCCACAGATATAAATGGATGTGTGATATTTATGAATCCTATAGCTGAGTCCCTAACAGGCTGGAAACAGAAAGAGGCTAGCGGGAAACATCTAAAGAAGGTCTTTAATATCATAAATGAAAAAACAGGTAAGCAAGTTGATGATCCGGTTACTAGGGTGCTAAGAGAGGGTATTGTTGTGGGACTGGCGAATCATACCATATTGATAAGCAAAGACGGAACAAGACGATCTATTGATGATAGTGGTGCTCCTATTAAAGATGAGAATGGAAAAATCATAGGTGTGGTTTTAGTCTTCCGTGATGTTAGTGAAAAACGGAGGATTGAACAAGAGCTAATGAAGGCAGACAAATTGAATTCTCTGGGTATCCTTGCCGGGGGTGTTGCTCATGACTTTAACAACATTTTAACCGCAATCTTGGGTAATATTATTCTGGCAAAGGAGTTTACAAGACCAGGAGAGAAAATATATGAAAGATTGATTGAGGCAGAAAAGGCGTCCTTACGAGCCAAAGGTTTAGCTCAACAATTACTTACTTTTTCTAGTGGTGGGGCACCGATTAAGAAAACCATGTTTATTTCAGAATTACTAAAGGAATCGGCGCTTTTTGCCCTTAGTGGGAGCAATGTGCAGTGTGAATTTTCTATATCCAATAACCTCTGGGCAGTTGAAATAGATGAGGGGCAAATCAATCAGGCGATCAACAATTTAATTATTAATGCCATTCAGTCTATGCCAGAAGGCGGAAGAATTAAGCTAACCGCAGAAAATGTCACTGTAAGTGAAGGAGGAAAAAAGGGAAGATATGTAAAAATATCTATTGTAGATCAAGGAATTGGTATACCAAAAGAGCACCTTCCCAAAATATTTGAGCCTTATTTTACTACCAAACAAAAAGGGAGCGGTTTGGGACTGGCTATTGTTTATTCCATTATTAAAAAACATGGCGGGTATATTGAGGTAGAAACTGAACTTGGAGTGGGAACAACTTTTAAGGTCTATCTTCCTGCTTCTTTAAAAAATGTATTTGTGAGAAAGGGACTTAAAGAAAAAATTCAGACCGGGAAGGGGAAAATTTTAGTAATGGATGATGAAGAATTAGTTAGAAAGGTAGTAGGTGAAATGCTTGTATTTTTAGGCTATGAGGTGGAATTTGCTGAAGAAGGAATTGAAGCTATTGAACTATATAAAAAAGCCAAAGCACAAGGGCAACCATTTGATGTAATCATAATGGACTTGACTATTCCTATAGGAATGGGAGGCAAGGAAACCATAAACAAGTTATTGGAAATAGACCCTACTGTTAAGGCCATTGTTTCAAGTGGCTATTCTACTGATCCAGTTATGACAGAATTCACAAAATATGGATTTAAGGGATTTATAATTAAACCCTTTAAAATTAAAGAATTAGGTGAGGTGTTATACAGAGTGATAATGGAGAAATGA
- a CDS encoding phosphatidylglycerophosphatase A encodes MKFAILSLATGLGIGYLPGAPGTYGTLLAMLICFLLPHSYGYYLVFLIFATFIGILVAEIAQRYFPKNDPSQIVIDEMLGYWLAIWALPLRWPYIIGAFLLFRFFDIMKPYPIRSLEKMKGGMGIVLDDMMAGFYSWCILQLINLWVK; translated from the coding sequence TTGAAGTTCGCCATCCTTTCTCTAGCTACTGGATTGGGCATCGGTTATCTACCAGGGGCACCTGGAACTTATGGCACTTTGTTGGCCATGCTTATTTGTTTTCTACTCCCCCATTCCTATGGATACTATTTGGTATTTCTTATCTTTGCCACATTTATAGGTATTCTAGTTGCTGAAATCGCCCAGAGATACTTCCCAAAAAATGACCCCTCACAGATAGTGATTGATGAAATGCTTGGTTATTGGCTGGCGATTTGGGCTTTGCCTTTAAGGTGGCCTTATATTATAGGGGCTTTTCTTTTATTTCGTTTTTTTGATATAATGAAACCATACCCCATTCGTTCCTTGGAAAAAATGAAAGGGGGAATGGGTATTGTTTTAGATGACATGATGGCAGGTTTTTATAGTTGGTGTATATTACAATTAATTAACCTTTGGGTTAAATGA